One part of the Hydrogenobacter sp. T-2 genome encodes these proteins:
- a CDS encoding Rne/Rng family ribonuclease produces the protein MAKRLIVLSSDELILSFLIDGDTTYRISAEPKVGQRLLDSIFKGRVKRLARGMDGVFVDIGIGKDAFLPLKGENYRVGDSVIVQVVREPEDEKGAKLTTNIKLVGKYLVYLPKGKDIKCSSKVHLENRESLCKLLEGDIEEEGVIIRSSAVHADPEDIKKELQKLRDQWQWIQKRTKALRKPQIILEEYPSYIRLIRDYWQEIEEIVSDNTIIWNNIASFLEEFEPSILRKNLYLKDPSSYVHRYRLHEVLKGIFNKVLWLKSGGYIVIEETEAFTIIDVNSGDPLGSCHEENALKTNLEAVREIVRQIILRDIGGIILIDFIDMKKQENRNLIINSMFSAFGEEACGVTIYGFTKLGILEMSRRKTGRSVTKMLSELCPVCSGKGYIKSSSLFMLELEKEIPLYLQGSLELQVHPLRYECVSKRLQAKGFLNVRVNTSEDININSYSLSHA, from the coding sequence ATGGCAAAGAGGTTAATAGTTCTGTCTTCAGATGAGTTGATACTTTCCTTTCTTATAGACGGTGATACAACTTATAGAATAAGTGCGGAACCAAAAGTAGGACAAAGACTTTTGGATAGCATATTCAAGGGTAGGGTCAAAAGGCTCGCAAGGGGTATGGATGGTGTATTCGTGGATATAGGTATTGGTAAGGACGCCTTTTTGCCTTTAAAGGGTGAAAATTATAGGGTGGGGGATAGTGTTATAGTGCAAGTGGTAAGAGAGCCAGAGGACGAAAAGGGGGCAAAACTCACCACTAACATAAAGTTAGTGGGTAAATATCTGGTATATTTACCCAAAGGGAAGGATATAAAGTGCTCCAGCAAAGTGCACTTGGAAAATAGAGAAAGCCTATGCAAACTCTTAGAGGGAGATATAGAAGAAGAGGGTGTAATAATTAGGAGCTCTGCAGTCCATGCGGACCCAGAGGATATAAAAAAGGAACTGCAAAAGCTCAGAGACCAATGGCAATGGATCCAAAAAAGGACAAAAGCCCTAAGGAAACCTCAAATTATCCTTGAAGAATACCCAAGCTACATAAGGCTCATAAGAGACTATTGGCAGGAAATAGAAGAGATTGTCTCTGACAATACTATAATATGGAACAACATAGCTTCTTTTCTTGAGGAGTTTGAACCGAGTATTCTCAGAAAGAACCTCTATCTCAAAGACCCATCCAGTTATGTACATAGATACCGGCTTCACGAAGTTCTCAAAGGCATCTTCAACAAGGTATTGTGGTTAAAAAGCGGAGGATACATAGTCATAGAGGAGACGGAAGCCTTTACCATAATAGATGTAAACAGTGGAGACCCCTTAGGTTCTTGCCATGAGGAGAACGCGCTCAAGACAAACCTTGAGGCGGTGAGAGAAATAGTCAGACAGATAATACTAAGAGACATAGGTGGTATAATTCTTATAGACTTTATAGACATGAAAAAACAGGAAAACAGAAACCTTATAATAAACAGTATGTTCTCAGCCTTTGGTGAGGAAGCCTGCGGCGTTACCATATATGGTTTTACTAAGCTAGGTATTTTGGAGATGTCAAGGAGAAAAACTGGCAGAAGCGTAACCAAGATGCTATCAGAACTATGCCCTGTATGCTCTGGCAAAGGCTATATAAAAAGCTCGTCTCTTTTTATGCTTGAGCTTGAGAAGGAGATCCCCTTATACCTTCAGGGTAGTCTTGAACTACAAGTGCACCCTCTAAGATATGAGTGTGTAAGCAAGAGACTGCAAGCAAAGGGTTTTCTCAATGTGCGAGTAAACACCAGTGAGGACATTAATATAAACAGCTATAGTTTAAGCCATGCGTAG
- a CDS encoding outer membrane protein assembly factor BamD has protein sequence MRRLLVLLLIFLVSCAKMTEEKRARLATENYSQGMSAYARKDYKEAISKLSEALKYLENLTPEQIKSAKYTIGESYYLRKDYINAIVYLEDYLFYYPESPEAERVYFMVVDSYMKVAPDAYRDQSYTLKAIDKAKEFLGRYPNSPYTDRVMELIDNAQRKIAKHEYLIGRFYEDFGYYYSASLRYRNLLINFPEQVSEVEVLYRYIKSLLLVKEQAKRQEAKYKRWIESAERELRSAKSEEDRKAIQNRIDFLNREIKRWKDIAELSRQEGLRLLETYAQVYGENPYYRELKRYAGQ, from the coding sequence ATGCGTAGACTCTTAGTGCTTTTACTCATATTTTTGGTGAGCTGTGCAAAGATGACAGAAGAAAAAAGGGCAAGGCTTGCAACAGAAAACTATTCTCAGGGCATGTCCGCTTATGCCAGAAAAGACTACAAGGAAGCCATAAGCAAGCTTTCTGAGGCTCTAAAATACTTGGAAAACCTTACGCCAGAGCAGATAAAGTCCGCTAAGTATACCATAGGTGAAAGCTATTATCTGAGAAAGGATTACATAAACGCCATAGTTTACCTTGAAGACTATCTCTTTTACTATCCAGAAAGCCCAGAGGCGGAGAGGGTTTACTTCATGGTAGTAGACAGCTACATGAAGGTGGCACCCGATGCCTACAGAGACCAAAGCTACACCCTAAAAGCTATAGACAAGGCAAAGGAGTTTCTTGGTAGATATCCCAACAGTCCTTACACCGATAGAGTCATGGAGCTTATAGATAATGCTCAGAGAAAGATCGCAAAGCATGAATACCTAATAGGCAGGTTTTATGAGGATTTTGGTTATTACTATTCCGCATCACTTAGATACAGAAACCTTCTCATAAACTTCCCAGAGCAGGTTTCAGAGGTAGAGGTTTTATACAGGTATATAAAATCCTTGCTACTTGTAAAAGAACAAGCAAAGAGACAGGAAGCAAAATACAAAAGATGGATAGAATCTGCGGAGAGGGAGCTAAGGTCTGCCAAATCTGAAGAAGACAGAAAAGCCATCCAAAACAGAATTGATTTCTTGAATAGAGAGATAAAGAGATGGAAAGATATTGCGGAGTTAAGCAGGCAAGAAGGCTTAAGACTGCTTGAGACATACGCGCAAGTGTATGGAGAAAATCCTTACTATAGAGAACTTAAAAGGTATGCAGGACAGTAG
- a CDS encoding ADP-ribosylation factor-like protein, whose translation MLVDLERKIIRLKVVYYGIGQSGKTTNLEKLSEMEGLSLMKLDTQEEKTLVFDFATKKVKVGDLTLSFALYTVPGQDIYKDIRLTVLRGVDGVVFVVDSQKERLKENINFYSLLKADLLRIGKDPSSVPMVVQYNKLDLPNAMDYREMEKVINLENYPSVCASAIKGEGVLETFKVLEDYLISRVERMLL comes from the coding sequence ATGCTGGTAGACCTTGAGAGAAAGATCATAAGGCTAAAGGTGGTTTATTATGGTATAGGCCAATCTGGCAAAACAACAAACCTTGAAAAGCTCTCAGAAATGGAAGGTCTTAGTCTAATGAAGCTGGATACACAAGAGGAGAAAACCCTTGTCTTTGACTTTGCTACAAAGAAGGTAAAGGTTGGAGACCTTACCCTTTCTTTTGCACTGTACACAGTGCCTGGTCAAGACATATACAAAGATATAAGGCTTACCGTGCTTAGAGGTGTTGATGGAGTGGTGTTTGTTGTGGACTCTCAAAAGGAAAGGCTAAAGGAAAACATAAACTTTTACAGTCTTCTCAAGGCAGACCTGCTTCGCATTGGTAAAGACCCTTCAAGCGTCCCAATGGTAGTCCAGTATAACAAGCTTGACTTACCAAACGCCATGGATTACAGAGAGATGGAGAAGGTTATAAACCTTGAGAACTACCCTTCTGTTTGTGCAAGTGCCATAAAGGGTGAGGGCGTGTTGGAAACCTTTAAGGTTTTGGAAGACTATCTTATATCAAGGGTAGAAAGGATGCTATTATGA
- the amrB gene encoding AmmeMemoRadiSam system protein B, producing the protein MKPKVRSLEVVPYGESFWLKDPMVISEGLMVSYHGLVLLSFMDGTRELEELRAEFFKRTGIILKEQELREFIELLERYLLLEGENFQRTLNSLRQEMLRKGVRPMSHAGEVYPEDAESCRAFLMGEEKEKRDLLGLVVPHMDLRVARKTYWEGYGRLKADKRLVVILGVSHYWHEMPFSVLPLHMETPLGILETRKDLLEKLQSFYNFDITHDLFSYKQEHSIEFASIYAKMLFPESKALALIVSYGDRDFLKTLAENLLRVIDRELHHTLIISSVDLSHVGKKFGDERSYDPSFIDRKYLELLQNLRGDDAFELLQEGSNFTRIDGQYTNLVFSHMLKEAGIQKGELFDYSFYYENLTDSIVSYASMGF; encoded by the coding sequence ATGAAGCCCAAAGTAAGATCCCTTGAAGTGGTTCCCTATGGCGAGTCCTTCTGGCTAAAAGACCCAATGGTTATATCCGAGGGTCTTATGGTCTCTTACCATGGTCTTGTTCTCTTGTCCTTTATGGACGGGACGAGGGAGCTTGAGGAGCTAAGGGCCGAGTTTTTCAAAAGGACTGGTATAATCCTTAAAGAGCAGGAGCTTAGGGAGTTTATTGAGCTTCTTGAAAGGTACCTTCTGTTAGAGGGAGAAAACTTCCAAAGGACCCTCAACTCCCTGCGTCAAGAGATGCTCCGTAAAGGCGTAAGACCCATGTCCCATGCGGGTGAGGTATATCCTGAGGATGCGGAAAGCTGTAGAGCCTTTCTGATGGGAGAGGAAAAGGAAAAGAGAGACCTGTTAGGGCTTGTGGTTCCTCATATGGACTTAAGAGTTGCAAGGAAAACTTACTGGGAGGGTTATGGAAGGCTCAAGGCGGACAAAAGGCTTGTGGTAATATTAGGCGTTTCCCACTATTGGCATGAAATGCCCTTTTCTGTCTTACCCCTACATATGGAAACACCCCTTGGCATACTTGAAACAAGAAAAGACCTGCTTGAGAAACTGCAATCCTTCTATAACTTTGACATAACCCATGACCTCTTTTCTTACAAACAAGAACATTCCATTGAGTTTGCCTCAATTTATGCAAAAATGCTCTTTCCAGAGTCAAAGGCGTTAGCCCTTATAGTTTCCTATGGAGATAGAGACTTCCTAAAAACCCTTGCGGAAAACCTCTTAAGGGTAATAGACAGAGAACTTCACCACACCCTTATAATCTCAAGCGTTGACCTAAGCCATGTGGGAAAAAAGTTTGGAGACGAACGAAGTTATGATCCTTCCTTTATAGACAGGAAGTATCTTGAGCTTTTGCAAAACCTCAGAGGCGATGATGCCTTCGAACTACTCCAAGAAGGTAGCAACTTCACACGCATAGATGGTCAGTATACAAACCTGGTCTTTTCTCACATGTTAAAGGAGGCAGGTATTCAAAAGGGTGAGCTTTTTGATTACAGCTTCTACTATGAAAACCTCACAGACTCTATAGTTTCCTACGCAAGCATGGGCTTTTAG
- a CDS encoding tRNA (adenine-N1)-methyltransferase, with amino-acid sequence MNFREGDYILLVCEDRRYLKALTKDFSLNYKERVIRFEDIIGKEPGHSVNGFYVLNPTLEEMILLGFQRKTQIVYPKDSFYIAYKLGLSKDKRLLEFGVGSGASTAVFSQLAGEVWAYEIREDFYRLAKKNWEKFDLCKNVRLENLDFMFADVEENFFDAVFVDVKEPTLYIQKVWRVLKFGAPFATILPTANQVSNLLKSMENLFCNVEVLEILHRPYKPNPDRLRPQDTMTAHTGYLVFARKRI; translated from the coding sequence ATGAACTTTAGGGAAGGAGATTATATATTGTTGGTTTGCGAAGATAGAAGGTATCTCAAGGCACTAACAAAAGACTTTAGCCTAAACTACAAGGAAAGGGTAATAAGATTTGAAGACATAATAGGAAAAGAGCCCGGACATTCTGTTAACGGCTTTTATGTCCTTAATCCCACCCTTGAAGAAATGATCTTGCTCGGCTTTCAAAGAAAAACTCAGATAGTATACCCAAAGGACAGCTTCTATATAGCCTATAAACTTGGACTTTCAAAGGATAAAAGGCTCCTTGAGTTCGGTGTAGGAAGTGGTGCATCCACTGCGGTTTTTTCCCAGTTGGCAGGTGAAGTATGGGCTTATGAGATAAGAGAAGATTTTTATAGACTTGCAAAAAAGAACTGGGAAAAGTTTGATCTATGTAAGAATGTGAGGCTTGAAAACCTTGACTTTATGTTTGCGGATGTTGAAGAAAACTTCTTTGACGCGGTTTTCGTGGATGTTAAAGAACCAACCTTATACATACAAAAGGTTTGGAGAGTCTTAAAGTTTGGTGCACCCTTTGCCACCATCCTTCCTACAGCCAACCAAGTGAGCAACCTCCTTAAGTCAATGGAAAACCTATTTTGCAATGTGGAAGTTTTGGAGATACTTCACAGACCCTACAAGCCTAACCCAGACCGCCTTAGACCTCAGGACACTATGACCGCCCATACAGGTTATCTTGTTTTTGCAAGGAAAAGGATATAG
- a CDS encoding SCO family protein produces the protein MRKLTTLIVLVLLFVVSCKRQHEFYGHLYDQPAYNFELTDHEGKRVRLSDFTNQKNIVLLFFGYTHCPDVCPMALETMAKVMKNLTPEEAKRVQVLFISVDPERDTPEVLKGYVPYFNPTFIGLTGTEKEIEKTAREYKAYYKRIEGESAGGYLIDHTATIYLVTPDMKIKLLYTFAKQEPEKMAEDIKFLLKNS, from the coding sequence ATGAGAAAATTAACAACTCTTATAGTCTTGGTGCTATTGTTTGTAGTATCATGCAAAAGACAGCATGAGTTTTATGGTCATCTATACGACCAGCCAGCCTACAACTTTGAGCTTACAGACCACGAGGGAAAAAGGGTAAGGCTTTCTGATTTTACAAACCAGAAAAATATAGTGTTACTCTTCTTCGGATACACCCACTGCCCTGATGTCTGCCCTATGGCACTTGAAACCATGGCAAAGGTTATGAAAAATCTCACACCTGAAGAAGCAAAAAGAGTCCAGGTGCTTTTTATAAGTGTGGACCCAGAAAGGGATACACCAGAGGTGCTGAAGGGTTATGTTCCTTACTTTAATCCCACCTTCATAGGCCTGACTGGAACTGAAAAGGAGATAGAGAAGACTGCAAGAGAATACAAGGCTTACTATAAAAGGATAGAAGGTGAGTCCGCTGGTGGATACCTTATAGACCATACCGCAACCATATATCTGGTCACTCCCGATATGAAGATTAAACTCCTTTATACCTTTGCAAAACAAGAGCCAGAGAAGATGGCGGAGGATATAAAATTCCTGCTGAAAAACTCATAG
- the rsfS gene encoding ribosome silencing factor produces MQDSRELLKTIKNLLEGKKAEDVVVLDVSKQTNISDYFIIATANSAVHARSLLKHLEEELEKTGIKPDHVEGVEEANWILIDLIDIIVHIFQKEWREYYDLEWLYSNAERVSL; encoded by the coding sequence ATGCAGGACAGTAGGGAACTATTAAAAACTATTAAAAATCTATTAGAGGGAAAGAAGGCGGAAGATGTGGTGGTTTTGGATGTTTCAAAACAAACAAACATATCCGATTACTTTATAATAGCGACAGCTAACTCTGCGGTGCATGCAAGGTCCCTTCTAAAGCATCTTGAGGAAGAGCTTGAAAAGACTGGCATAAAACCAGATCATGTGGAGGGAGTTGAAGAAGCTAATTGGATACTTATTGACCTTATTGATATAATAGTTCATATATTTCAGAAAGAGTGGAGAGAATACTATGACCTTGAGTGGCTCTACTCTAACGCAGAGAGGGTAAGTTTATGA
- a CDS encoding response regulator transcription factor, which produces MKVLIVEDDQHLGKLLLDGLSHEGYEVDWVRDGYSAVNRLLEEDYDLVLLDIMLPKMDGIKVCKRIREVKDIPIIMLTAKGQIEDKVEGLSAGADDYITKPFSFKELLARIGAVLRRYKREGPDTLRVGRLELRLRSFEVYYRGKKIPMTHREFKLLRLLAERVNIAVSREEIYSKVWGYSYGEGSNVVDVYIKNIRTKLEDKDHRLIRTVRGYGYMMVEEDVSKG; this is translated from the coding sequence ATGAAGGTTTTGATTGTTGAGGATGACCAACACCTTGGCAAGCTTCTCCTAGATGGGTTAAGCCATGAAGGGTACGAGGTTGATTGGGTAAGAGATGGCTATTCCGCAGTAAATCGCTTATTAGAAGAGGACTATGACCTTGTGCTTCTTGATATTATGCTTCCTAAGATGGATGGAATAAAGGTCTGTAAAAGGATAAGGGAAGTAAAGGATATACCCATAATTATGCTAACTGCCAAGGGGCAGATTGAGGACAAGGTGGAGGGGCTTTCTGCGGGGGCGGACGACTATATAACAAAACCCTTTTCCTTTAAGGAGCTTTTGGCGAGAATTGGTGCTGTCCTTAGAAGATATAAAAGGGAAGGACCCGACACTTTGAGGGTTGGCAGGTTGGAGCTTAGATTAAGGTCCTTTGAGGTATATTACAGGGGCAAAAAGATACCTATGACTCACAGAGAGTTCAAACTCCTAAGGCTCCTTGCGGAAAGGGTAAACATCGCAGTAAGCAGGGAAGAGATATACTCAAAGGTGTGGGGCTACTCTTATGGAGAGGGCTCAAACGTGGTGGATGTGTATATAAAAAACATAAGGACAAAGTTGGAGGATAAGGACCACAGGCTAATAAGGACAGTTAGGGGATATGGCTATATGATGGTAGAAGAGGATGTCAGTAAGGGTTAA
- a CDS encoding sensor histidine kinase: MEYQVNPLLDFYKNYYQNPDYYAKLLAEDVVSREIASILIDEEGQIVKKESFLEGEMPEIELQDIRTMLEKIRGIKGSYAFIVKRVGDHHLILLGKLDSIRNVEKHIILFTTFILFLISLPASFLAFYSINQLLKPLDYLTEASRRISKGDLNLEIRKSGRKDEFGLLEEAYASMVERLKSIILWQREFIRNVAHALKTPLAYIKGQADLLQRGKYTEEELKEIYRNIQLQAEKMGKLINQLTTIMRLESQVPLKVEEVSLNQIFAELEEEYEFIRGGRRFTVEYLDEDVVLYVDKEYFKMAIRNLIENAYKYTEEGQEIRLYFKEHCVVVEDRGIGMEHPERAGELFYREAADKEGSGLGLYIVKLIAQRSGMSMKVESQKGVGTKVSLCYNFKL, encoded by the coding sequence ATGGAATACCAGGTAAACCCACTTTTAGATTTTTACAAGAACTACTATCAAAACCCTGATTATTACGCAAAATTACTGGCAGAGGATGTGGTCTCGAGGGAGATAGCCAGTATTCTTATTGACGAAGAAGGTCAAATAGTAAAAAAGGAGAGTTTTCTCGAGGGTGAAATGCCAGAGATAGAGCTTCAAGATATAAGGACTATGTTAGAAAAAATTAGAGGAATTAAGGGAAGCTATGCTTTTATAGTCAAAAGGGTAGGTGATCACCATCTTATACTTCTTGGAAAACTAGACAGTATACGAAACGTGGAAAAACATATAATACTCTTTACCACCTTCATATTATTTCTCATTTCCTTACCTGCCTCATTTCTTGCCTTTTATTCTATAAATCAACTTCTAAAACCCTTAGACTATCTTACGGAGGCTTCAAGACGCATCTCAAAGGGAGATCTCAATTTAGAGATTAGAAAGAGTGGTAGGAAGGATGAGTTTGGTCTTCTTGAGGAAGCATATGCAAGTATGGTAGAAAGGCTTAAAAGCATAATCCTCTGGCAAAGGGAGTTTATAAGGAACGTAGCTCATGCACTAAAAACTCCTCTTGCTTACATAAAAGGGCAGGCGGATCTCTTGCAAAGGGGCAAATACACAGAAGAGGAACTAAAAGAAATTTATCGGAATATACAACTTCAGGCGGAAAAGATGGGAAAGTTAATAAATCAGTTAACTACTATAATGAGGCTTGAGTCTCAAGTTCCTCTCAAAGTGGAAGAAGTCAGCTTAAACCAAATCTTTGCGGAGCTTGAGGAGGAGTATGAGTTCATCAGAGGAGGCAGAAGATTTACCGTAGAGTATCTTGACGAAGATGTGGTTCTCTATGTGGACAAGGAATACTTTAAGATGGCTATTAGAAATCTGATAGAAAACGCATACAAATACACAGAGGAGGGACAAGAGATAAGGCTTTATTTTAAAGAGCACTGTGTGGTGGTTGAAGATAGAGGTATTGGTATGGAGCATCCAGAAAGGGCAGGAGAGCTCTTCTATAGAGAAGCGGCAGACAAGGAAGGCTCAGGTCTTGGACTCTATATAGTTAAACTCATAGCCCAGAGAAGTGGTATGAGTATGAAAGTGGAAAGCCAAAAGGGGGTTGGCACAAAGGTAAGTTTGTGCTATAATTTTAAATTATGA
- a CDS encoding lipopolysaccharide assembly protein LapA domain-containing protein, whose protein sequence is MSIIKLLVLIAFLTAFLLFIAQNAGYVEIRFFHIVYNIPLFVLLLFTFAFGFLLPSFYLLLRVTMLKRRLHGLEEGLRELSRGYLSRAERLLFSAGKFVEPARSLVAEVVHKQGKLEELKNFNSTAAATVGEIMLREGNLQEAERKFDQALLQDGENLRAIKGLRNLYALSENWERALEYQEKVLQLCEKWEREKQKGIKAEIMAMVYLKKGEERLIEKAFDLNPSPFVYSVYIKHLLSQDRIKDARKVWEKAVSMGYQEEVLWNLLEDEKALTKLLDDIEAKAESIDPNVLCVVYLNLNLISKAKNLEEKLTIPFKALLYSSQSHKEQDKYCLLGIKELLKPFVCSCGKAYNTYKPLCVECIRWGEIKLRRDIYAGRP, encoded by the coding sequence ATGAGTATAATAAAGCTTCTAGTCCTTATAGCCTTTCTTACAGCTTTCCTCCTTTTTATAGCACAGAACGCCGGATATGTGGAAATACGTTTTTTTCATATAGTCTACAACATACCCCTGTTTGTGCTTCTGCTTTTCACCTTTGCTTTTGGCTTTTTGTTGCCTTCCTTTTACCTTCTTTTGAGGGTAACTATGCTAAAAAGACGGCTTCATGGACTGGAAGAGGGTCTAAGGGAGCTTTCAAGGGGCTATTTGAGCAGAGCGGAGCGATTGCTTTTTTCCGCAGGGAAGTTTGTTGAGCCAGCGAGGTCCCTTGTGGCAGAGGTAGTCCACAAACAAGGAAAACTTGAGGAGCTTAAGAATTTCAACAGCACAGCCGCAGCCACCGTTGGTGAGATAATGCTAAGGGAAGGAAACCTGCAGGAAGCAGAGAGAAAGTTCGACCAGGCACTCTTACAAGATGGGGAAAATCTAAGGGCTATCAAGGGACTTAGAAATCTTTATGCTCTTTCAGAAAACTGGGAAAGAGCCTTAGAGTATCAAGAAAAAGTCCTTCAGCTATGTGAAAAATGGGAAAGGGAAAAGCAAAAGGGCATTAAGGCGGAGATAATGGCTATGGTCTACCTTAAAAAGGGAGAGGAAAGGCTTATAGAAAAAGCCTTTGACTTAAACCCGTCGCCTTTTGTTTACTCAGTTTACATAAAACACCTTCTTTCTCAAGATAGGATAAAAGATGCCAGAAAAGTTTGGGAAAAGGCTGTATCTATGGGATATCAGGAAGAAGTGCTTTGGAACCTTCTGGAAGATGAAAAGGCCCTTACCAAACTGCTTGATGACATAGAGGCAAAAGCTGAATCTATAGACCCGAATGTCCTCTGCGTGGTATACCTTAACCTTAACTTAATCAGTAAAGCGAAGAACTTAGAGGAAAAGCTCACAATTCCCTTTAAGGCTCTTCTTTACAGTTCTCAATCCCACAAAGAGCAGGACAAGTATTGTCTGCTTGGAATAAAGGAACTCCTCAAACCCTTTGTCTGTTCTTGTGGTAAGGCTTATAATACATATAAGCCCTTGTGCGTAGAGTGCATAAGATGGGGAGAAATAAAGCTTAGGAGGGACATATATGCTGGTAGACCTTGA
- the rsmG gene encoding 16S rRNA (guanine(527)-N(7))-methyltransferase RsmG, with protein sequence MENFKIYLQELKRWNEVHNLTAIEDEREIILRHFVDSLTVSFCLREKAIQIDGLSVCDVGSGAGFPGVPLKIYYGDRIDLTLIEAVAKKCSFLEYLKVKLGIEYRVLCREAQKVQENFDLVVCRALGKTEKILPLLQRLSNRYIMIMRGAEPLEGYDHCRIELTDIKSYILFLAKTR encoded by the coding sequence ATGGAAAACTTTAAAATCTACTTGCAGGAGCTAAAAAGATGGAACGAGGTGCACAACCTTACCGCTATAGAGGACGAAAGAGAAATAATCCTAAGACATTTTGTGGATTCGCTAACCGTTAGCTTTTGTTTAAGAGAAAAAGCTATACAGATAGATGGTCTTTCTGTGTGTGATGTGGGGAGCGGAGCTGGTTTTCCAGGAGTGCCTCTTAAGATATACTACGGGGACAGGATAGACTTGACTTTGATAGAAGCGGTAGCAAAAAAGTGTTCCTTTTTGGAATATCTTAAGGTAAAACTTGGAATTGAATATAGAGTGCTATGTAGGGAAGCTCAAAAAGTTCAAGAAAACTTTGACCTTGTGGTTTGCAGAGCCCTTGGAAAAACTGAAAAGATACTACCTCTGCTCCAAAGGCTTTCCAATAGATACATAATGATTATGAGGGGAGCGGAACCTCTTGAAGGATACGACCACTGCAGGATAGAGCTTACAGATATCAAGAGCTATATCCTTTTCCTTGCAAAAACAAGATAA
- a CDS encoding DUF503 domain-containing protein: MVLGLLRVELFFSENGSLKEKRHYLRSIKDKVRSSFNVSVAEVDYHDLWQRSSLAFVCVSHEKSIAENTLSGVKKLLERHYPEFILELKSEYLFL; encoded by the coding sequence ATGGTGTTAGGTCTACTAAGGGTAGAGCTCTTCTTTTCAGAGAATGGTTCTCTGAAGGAAAAAAGGCACTACCTAAGGTCTATAAAGGACAAGGTGAGGTCTTCCTTTAATGTTTCTGTGGCGGAAGTAGACTACCACGACCTGTGGCAGAGGTCAAGCCTTGCCTTTGTATGTGTTTCTCATGAAAAGTCAATAGCGGAGAACACCCTAAGCGGTGTGAAAAAGCTACTTGAAAGGCACTACCCAGAGTTTATACTTGAGCTTAAGAGTGAATACCTATTCCTCTAA